The nucleotide sequence AAATAGTCTCTTCACCAGCTGACTTGTTTTTTATTAAAAAAGAAGACCTTTTATCTTTAGAAGGTTTTCAAGAAAAGTTGATTAATAATATAATGGAAGCGATTAATCAGAAAAAGAAGGTAAAGTTTGAAAAATTAATTTGTGCGCTTGGTATTGAAAACGTCGGAGAAGAAACAGCTTTTTTATTAAAAAAGAACTTTAGGGGTCTAGATGAGATTGGAAGGGCTTCGCTAGAAGAACTAATTGAAATAAAGGATATTGGAGAAGTAACTGCAAGGAACATACATCAATGGTTTAGAGATATGGAAAATATTATATTACTTGAAAGATTAAAAAAGGCGGGCGTTGAAATAATTAGGGAGCCAAGAAAACAGAAAGATTTATTAGAAGGTAAGACATTTGTTTTGACAGGGAGTCTAAATTCCTTTACAAGAGATGAGGCAAGGGGGAAAATAATGGCTTTAGGCGGTAAGGTTTCTGATGTCGTATCATCTAAGATTGATTTTATCGTTGTAGGGAAAGATCCCGGATCAAAGGCTGTAAAGGCTGGGAAGCTTAAAATTAAAAAACTAAACGAGGAAAAATTTAAGAATATTATTAAGGGTTGATATGAACGGAGTATTAAAACATTTTAAATCAATGGATTGGCTTATTATAGCCTCTTCTTCTTTCCTTTTTGCATTAGGAGCTATATCTATTTATGCATCCTCAGTTGGTGGGAATATGTCAGATTTTTTCAAGCAAATGATTTTCTTTGCTCTTGGAATATCCGTAATGATTGCGCTGAGTTTTTTTGACTGGAGGGCATTGAAGGAAAACCCTTATTTTGTTTTAACACTTTATTTTATCGGAGTAATACTTTTGCTTGGATTATTTGTATTTGCTCCAGAGATAAGAGATGTAAGGCGCTGGTATGCACTTGGCCCAATATCATTTGACCCAGTTGAGTTTATTAGAATAGTCTTGATAGTTTTATTGGCTAAATATTTTTCCGGAAGACATGCCGAAATGTATAAGATATCCCACGTTGTATTATCGGGTATTTATATCTTAATACCATCAGTTATTACTTTCTTTCAGCCTGATCTCGGATCAGCGATAATATTAGGTTTTTTATGGATTGGGGTTCTTATTGTTTCCGGTATAAAAACCAAGCATTTTATCGCATTATGTATGATCGGTCTCCTAGTCCTTAGTTTAGGCTGGCTTTTTCTATTGAAAGATTATCAAAAAGTTCGTATAACGGCTTTTCTTGAACCGAAGATGGACCCGCAAGGAATTAATTGGAATCCCGAACAAGCTAAAATAGCAATAGGTAGTGGTGGTTTTTTGGGCCAGGGTATTGGCAAGGGTTCCCAGACGCAAAATGGGTTTCTGCCCGAAGCTAAGACAGACTTTGTTTTTTCAGCCATAGCCGAAGAGTTAGGTCTTTTGGGAGTAATTGCAATTTTAGGAGCATTCTCTTTGTTATTTTTTCGGATACTTAAATTAGCCTTAAGGGCACCCGATAACTTTTCGCGCTTATTCTGCTCGGGGTTTGTAATCATGCTAGCTGCTCAAGTTTTTGTTAATATAGGGATGAATCAGGGAATTTTGCCTATTGTTGGAATCCCACTCCCTTTTGTGAGCTATGGGGGAAGTAGTCTTTTTTTTACTTTCATAGGACTAGGAATAATTCAAAGTATTAAGGTAAGCATTGACAAATTTTGAAATAAACGTAAACTAACTAAAGTGGACTTTTGTTTTTTGAGTTTCGTTGTTAATCACATAATACATCTTGTTAAAATTGTCTTTAACAGAAATCTTATTATAAAAACGTCAATCACCCTAGTTAGATAACTCAGGGTCATTTTGCTTTTTAGCCTAAAATAAAATGCAACGCATCTTTTGTGCGTAGCGAATAATTTAAATATTATGCAAAAACTCCCAGTCAAAAATTTCGGTAAGTCAAAGGTTTCTTTTCCGAGGCCATATCTTCTTTCTCTTCAAAAAGAAAGTTGGCAAAGGTTCTGGGAAGAGGGGTTAAAGAATTTATTCAAAGAAGTTTCTCCTATAAGAGACTATACTGGAAAAGAATGGGAACTTTGGTTCTTGGATTACAAGATGGACGTTCCTAAGTATAAAGACGACGAAGACGCAAAGATTAATAACGACTCCTATGAAGCGCCTTTAAGGGTGATGGCCAAGTTAGTTAATCTTAAGACCAAAGACGTTAAAGAACAGGAGGTTTTTTTGACTGATTTTCCGATTATGACCGAGAGAGGGACCTTCATTGTTAATGGCGTTGAAAGAGTTGCCATATCACAATTAATAAGATCTCCTGGTGTTTTCTTTACATCTCAAATTATTCAAGGGAAACATTTCTTTGGTGGAAAAATTATTCCAAACAGAGGAGCTTGGCTAGAGTTTGAGACCGAAGTTTCCGGCTTTATGGCTCTTAAAATTGATAAAAAGAGAAAGATTCCCGCAACTATTCTATTAAGGGCTTTTTGTTTGCCTAAAAAAAATGCAACCGGATTAACTGACGATGAGATCCTTGAAATGTTTAAGGATGTTGATAAGGGAGAATTAAGATATATTGAAGAGACTCTTAAAAAAGACCCCTTTAAGACTAGAGACGAAGCATTGATTGAAATTTATAAAAGATTAAGACCTGGAGACATTGCGACCGTTGAAACAGCCACAGAGCTAATAGAAAACACTTTCTTTAATTTTACAAGATACGACCTTTCAGAAGTTGGAAGATGGAGAATGATTCAAAGGCTTCCATATGACTCTACAACCGATGAAATCAATATTGAAGACAGGGTTTTAAGATCGGACGACATCATTCATACTTTAAGAGAGGTGGTAAGACTAAACAATGATCCTGATGCAAAGCCTGATCAAATCGATCACCTTGGACACAGAAGAGTCAGAACTTTTACAGAAACTCTTGAGAATAAACTAAGATTGGGAGTTATGAGGATGGAAAGACATATTCGAGATAAAATGTCAACTCTAGAACCATTTTCTATGACACCTTCACAGATTATTAATCCTCGTTCGTTTATGTCTGCGGTTAAAGAATTTTTTACTGCTTCTCAGCTTTCTCAATTTATGGATAATGAAAATCCATTAGCTGAGTTAGAACACAAAAGAAGATTGACCGCAACAGGACCCGGAGGATTAACTCGCGAAAGGGCTGGATTTGAGGCGAGAGACGTACAGCCATCTCATTATGGAAGAATTTGTCCGATTGAAACTCCAGAAGGTCCAAACGTTGGATTGGTTGTTCACTTAGCTAACTTTGCCAGAATTAATCGCTATGGATTTATTGAAACTCCTTATTTTAAGGTTGAAAAAGGAAAAGTTACTTCCGAGGCTTATTATATGAATGCTTATGAGGAAGAGAAATATAATATTGCTCATGCAGGAATTGAGATAAACGATAAGAACGAAATTTTAGCTGCAAAAGTGGAAGCTAGAGTAAAGGGAGAACCTGGTTTGATAGAAAAAAATAAAATAGATTTCATTGACGTGTCTTCAGAGCAGTTTATTTCAGTTGCTACATCATGTATCCCATTCCTACAGAACGATGATGCTAACAGAGCTCTTATGGGATCAAATATGCAAAGGCAATCAGTGCCATTGATTAATCCTGAGCCACCATTAGTATCAACTGGAATTGAAGATAAAATTGCCAAAGATTCAGGACAAGTTTTTCTTTCTCCTTTTGATGGGAACGTTGTTGAAGTTGATGCTTTACATATCGTTGTAAGACCAGAAGGAAAAAAAGATAATAGGTCAGACGTTACTTATAAATTTAAGACATTTAATAAAACTAATCAGTATACTTGCTTCCATCAACGGACAACAGTTCGTAAGGGTCAAAAAGTTAAGAAAGGAGAAATTCTTTCTGATGGAGGAAGTATTGCACAAGGAAGAATGGCCTTGGGTCAAAACGTTTTAGTAGCTTTTGTTTCTTGGAGAGGGCTTAACTTTGAAGATGCTATTATAGTTTCTGAAAGACTTGTTCAGAAAGATACATATACATCTATTCATGTTGAAAGCTTGACTTGTGATGTTCGTGAAACAAAACTTGGACCAGAAATTATTACTAGTGACATACCAAATGTTTCAGAAAAGAAACTTAAAGACTTAGACGAAGAGGGTGTTATAAGAGTTGGCGCCGAAGTTGGACCAAATGATATCCTGGTTGGAAAGATTTCTCCTAAAGGAGAGGTTGATATGACCGCTGAAGAAAGATTACTTAAAGCTATCTTTGGAGAAAAAGCTAAGGAAGTCAAAGACACTTCCCTTATTATGGAGCACGGAAAGAAAGGGAGGGTTATTGGAGTCAAAATCTTTTCTCGAGATATGGGGCATAAGCTTGACCCAGGCGTTATAAAAAGAGTTGAAGTAGATATTGCTGAAATAAGAAAAATTGAAGCCGGAGACAAGCTTGCTGGAAGACATGGAAACAAGGGCATTATTTCAAAAGTACTTCCCGTTGAAGATATGCCTTATCTAGAAGATGGAACTCCTGTAGATATTGTTCTTAATCCTTTATCCGTAGCTTCTAGAATGAATATTGGACAAATACTTGAAACTCACCTAGGTTGGGCTGCTAAGAAATTGAATTATATCGCAGTAACTCCTTCACTATCCAGTGCTAATGAAAAAGACATTCAAGAAGAACTAAAGAAAGCAGGTCTTCCCGAAGATGGAAAAGTTAAACTATTTGATGGAAGAACCGGAGAAGCTTTCCCTGAAAGAATTACCGTTGGAATAATTTACATGATGAAATTGATACATATGGTAAGAGATAAGATTCATATGAGATCAATCGGACCATACTCTCTAATAACTCAACAGCCTTTAGGAGGAAAGGCACAGTTCGGAGGGCAAAGACTTGGAGAGATGGAAGTATGGGCATTAGAAGGGTATGGAGCTGCAACTGTACTGCAAGAGATGTTAACCATTAAATCGGATGATATCACTGGAAGAGCAGCTGCATATGAATCCATCTTGAAAGGAGAAGTTATTAAGACCCCAAACATTCCTTCTTCTTTTAACCTATTAGTCAACGAATTAAAATCGCTTTCTCTTAGTATTGAGATCAAGGGCGAAAAAACAGAGTAATTTAACTAACCTTTAATTTAAAAACCATGAAGGTTGAAAATTTAGAATCTATAAGAATAAAAATTGCTTCACCCGACGATGTTCTCGGGTGGTCTCACGGTGAGGTGACAAAGCCAGAAACAATAAACTACAGAAATCAAAGGCCTGAAAAGGACGGATTATTCTGTGAAAAAATATTCGGTCCCGAAAAGGATTTCGAATGTTACTGCGGAAAATATAGAAAGATACGTTATAAGGGAATAATTTGTGATAGATGTGGTGTTGAAGTAACTAGATCATCAGTCAGAAGAGAAAGAATGGGCCACATTAAATTAGCCTGTCCCGTTTCTCATATATGGTTTTTAAGAGGAGTTCCATCAAGAATTGGAATGGTTTTAAATATTCCGATGCAAAAACTAGAAAAGGTTATTTATTTTGCCGCATATATTGTAACTCATGTTAACAATGAAGCTAAAGAAGGAATTATTAAGGAAATAGAAGCGGAATTCAAGCAAAGAATAAAATTGATAGAAGCAAAAGAAAAAGGAACTGAGCAGAAAACTGAATCACAAGAATTAAAGTCCGCAAGATCAAAAGCACTAGAGGAAGTTTCTAGTATCAAGAATTTTAAGATATTGTCAGAGGTTGAATATTATGATCTTTCTTTAAAGTATGGAGAAATTTTTGAAGCAGGAACTGGAGCAGAGGCCTTAAGAAAAATATTCGAAAGAGTTAATCTTGAAGATGAAATAACTAAAGTTGAGGCAGTTGTGGAGGGATTATCTGCTATTGAAAAAAAGAAGGCTCAAAAAAGATTACAATTACTTAAAAGCATGAAAAAGGCTGGCATTAGACCAGAATGGATGTTTTTGACTACACTTCCTATCTTACCACCAGATCTTAGGCCAATAGTTCAACTTGACGGAGGACGCTATGCTTCTTCTGATCTTAACGATCTTTATAGAAGAGTCATTAACCGAAATAACAGATTGAAATATTTATTAGAAATTAATGCACCTGATGTAATTGTTAGAAACGAAAAGAGAATGTTGCAGGAAGCTGTCGATGCTCTTATTGATAATGATATGAGAAAGGGAGTAATAACTCAGGCTACAACCGGAGGAAGAAGACTTCTTAAGTCCTTAGCTGATATGCTTAAGGGAAAGCAGGGACGATTTAGACAAAACCTTCTTGGCAAAAGAGTAGATTATTCTGGAAGATCAGTTATTGTGGTTGGTGCACAACTCAAGCTTTATCAGTGTGGACTACCTAAAAAGATGGCTCTGGAACTCTTTAAGCCTTTTGTGATTAATAAAATATTAGAAAGAGAGCTAGCATATAATGTGAGGGGTGCAACTAAATTAATTGAAGAAGGAATAGACGAAGTTTGGGGAATATTAGAAGAGGTGGTCAAGGATAAAGTTGTTTTACTTAATCGTGCTCCTACCCTTCATCGTTTAGGTTTTCAAGCCTTTAGACCTCTATTGATTGAAGAGAACGTTATTCAACTACATCCATTAGTTTGTAGTGCTTTTAATGCAGACTTTGATGGAGATCAGATGGCAGTCCATCTTCCATTATCAGAAGAAGCTCAGAAAGAAGCAAAAGATATTATGTTGTCTTCTTTGAACTTATTAAAACCAGCTACAGGACTTCCAATTGTATCACCAACTCAGGATATCGTTTTGGGTTGCTACTGGCTTACAAAAGTAATGGAAGGAAAAGAGGGCGAAGGCAAGGTCTTTGGCTCAGCAAAAGAAGCTCTTCTAGCCCAAGAATTTGGACACATTGATTTACGAGCAAAAGTAAAAGTAAGAATGAACAACGAGATGGTTGAAACTAGTGCAGGTAGAATCATTTTTAATGGGGTGATACCAGAGGGTCACGAATTTCAGAATGAACTTATGAATTCCAAGAATCTTCGAAAGCTTACTCGAGAGATCATTGAAGACTATGGAAAAGAAATAGCTCAAATAACCCTAGACAAGATAAAGGATCTTGGATTTGAGTATGCAACTCAATCAGGTGTTTCCTGGGGAATGGGAGACTTAATAGTTCCTGAAGAAAAGAAAGAAATTATTGAAACGACTAATAAAGAGGTTGAAAAAATAGAAGATTATTACAAAAAAGGATTCTTTTCTAAAGAAGAAAAGACAGAGAAAATTATTGAAGCTTGGCATAAAACAAAAAGAGAAATTGAGAAACTTGTTCCAAAAACTCTACCAAATGATGGATCAGTCTTTGCCATTATTGATTCTGGGTCAAGAGGTTCTTGGTCTCAACCGGTTCAAATGGCGGGAATGAAGGGATTGGTAGCTAACCCTGCTGGTCAGACTATTGAGTTACCTATTAGAAGTTCTTTCAAAGAAGGATTTGGTGTTCTTGAGTACTTCATTTCAACTCATGGTGCTAGAAAAGGAACTGCTGATACGGCTCTTAGGACAGCAACCGCTGGATACTTAACCCGAAGACTAGTTGACGTTTCTCATGAGGTTATTATTCTAGAGGATGATTGTAAAGATCACAAAGGGTTAGAAGTAAACAGGGCAGACGTAGATGAAATAGATCAAGACATGACCTTCAAGATTGTAGGAAGGTTAGCAATGGAAGATATTAAGGATAAATCAGGATTATTGGTCAAAAAAGGCGATATAATTGATTGGAAGAAAGCAGAGATAATTTCAAAGTCAGAAGAAATAAAAAGCTTCAGAGTAAGGTCGCCACTTACATGCAATACAGCAAGGGGAGTTTGTAAAAATTGCTATGGATGGGATCCAGGCCAAAATGATATGGTTAAGATAGGAGATGCGGTTGGAGTCATTGCAGCACAAGCAATTGGTGAACCTGGAACACAGTTAACCATGAGAACCTTTCATACTGGAGGAGTTGCGGGAGGTGGAGATATTACCTTAGGTTTACCTAGAGTTCAAGAAATATTTGAAGTTAGAGTTCCTGGAGGAAAGGCTGAAATATCTAGAACTGATGGAAAGGTAATAGAAATAACTCCTGAGGGAGTAATTAAGATAAAGCCAAAAGGTGAAGTTGTTAAAACCAAGAAAAAATCAGAAACTATTGATTATAAAACATCTCTTAAGTCTGAGATTCTAGTAGAGGTAGGCCAAGATGTTAAGAAAGGTGATTTGCTTTGCCAAGGCAATCTAGACCTTCGAGATGTATTCAAATTAGATGGAATGGAAATAACTCAAAAGCATATTTTACAAGAAGTCCAAAGAATTTATGTTTCTCAAGGAGTTAATGTTCATGATAAGCATATTGAACTTATTGTTAGGCAAATGTTTTCAAGAGTTAAAATCAAAAAACCAGGTGGTTCAATTTTAGTTCCCGGAGAAGTAATTGAGAAA is from Candidatus Nealsonbacteria bacterium and encodes:
- a CDS encoding rod shape-determining protein RodA; amino-acid sequence: MNGVLKHFKSMDWLIIASSSFLFALGAISIYASSVGGNMSDFFKQMIFFALGISVMIALSFFDWRALKENPYFVLTLYFIGVILLLGLFVFAPEIRDVRRWYALGPISFDPVEFIRIVLIVLLAKYFSGRHAEMYKISHVVLSGIYILIPSVITFFQPDLGSAIILGFLWIGVLIVSGIKTKHFIALCMIGLLVLSLGWLFLLKDYQKVRITAFLEPKMDPQGINWNPEQAKIAIGSGGFLGQGIGKGSQTQNGFLPEAKTDFVFSAIAEELGLLGVIAILGAFSLLFFRILKLALRAPDNFSRLFCSGFVIMLAAQVFVNIGMNQGILPIVGIPLPFVSYGGSSLFFTFIGLGIIQSIKVSIDKF
- a CDS encoding DNA-directed RNA polymerase subunit beta; the encoded protein is MQKLPVKNFGKSKVSFPRPYLLSLQKESWQRFWEEGLKNLFKEVSPIRDYTGKEWELWFLDYKMDVPKYKDDEDAKINNDSYEAPLRVMAKLVNLKTKDVKEQEVFLTDFPIMTERGTFIVNGVERVAISQLIRSPGVFFTSQIIQGKHFFGGKIIPNRGAWLEFETEVSGFMALKIDKKRKIPATILLRAFCLPKKNATGLTDDEILEMFKDVDKGELRYIEETLKKDPFKTRDEALIEIYKRLRPGDIATVETATELIENTFFNFTRYDLSEVGRWRMIQRLPYDSTTDEINIEDRVLRSDDIIHTLREVVRLNNDPDAKPDQIDHLGHRRVRTFTETLENKLRLGVMRMERHIRDKMSTLEPFSMTPSQIINPRSFMSAVKEFFTASQLSQFMDNENPLAELEHKRRLTATGPGGLTRERAGFEARDVQPSHYGRICPIETPEGPNVGLVVHLANFARINRYGFIETPYFKVEKGKVTSEAYYMNAYEEEKYNIAHAGIEINDKNEILAAKVEARVKGEPGLIEKNKIDFIDVSSEQFISVATSCIPFLQNDDANRALMGSNMQRQSVPLINPEPPLVSTGIEDKIAKDSGQVFLSPFDGNVVEVDALHIVVRPEGKKDNRSDVTYKFKTFNKTNQYTCFHQRTTVRKGQKVKKGEILSDGGSIAQGRMALGQNVLVAFVSWRGLNFEDAIIVSERLVQKDTYTSIHVESLTCDVRETKLGPEIITSDIPNVSEKKLKDLDEEGVIRVGAEVGPNDILVGKISPKGEVDMTAEERLLKAIFGEKAKEVKDTSLIMEHGKKGRVIGVKIFSRDMGHKLDPGVIKRVEVDIAEIRKIEAGDKLAGRHGNKGIISKVLPVEDMPYLEDGTPVDIVLNPLSVASRMNIGQILETHLGWAAKKLNYIAVTPSLSSANEKDIQEELKKAGLPEDGKVKLFDGRTGEAFPERITVGIIYMMKLIHMVRDKIHMRSIGPYSLITQQPLGGKAQFGGQRLGEMEVWALEGYGAATVLQEMLTIKSDDITGRAAAYESILKGEVIKTPNIPSSFNLLVNELKSLSLSIEIKGEKTE
- the rpoC gene encoding DNA-directed RNA polymerase subunit beta', with the translated sequence MKVENLESIRIKIASPDDVLGWSHGEVTKPETINYRNQRPEKDGLFCEKIFGPEKDFECYCGKYRKIRYKGIICDRCGVEVTRSSVRRERMGHIKLACPVSHIWFLRGVPSRIGMVLNIPMQKLEKVIYFAAYIVTHVNNEAKEGIIKEIEAEFKQRIKLIEAKEKGTEQKTESQELKSARSKALEEVSSIKNFKILSEVEYYDLSLKYGEIFEAGTGAEALRKIFERVNLEDEITKVEAVVEGLSAIEKKKAQKRLQLLKSMKKAGIRPEWMFLTTLPILPPDLRPIVQLDGGRYASSDLNDLYRRVINRNNRLKYLLEINAPDVIVRNEKRMLQEAVDALIDNDMRKGVITQATTGGRRLLKSLADMLKGKQGRFRQNLLGKRVDYSGRSVIVVGAQLKLYQCGLPKKMALELFKPFVINKILERELAYNVRGATKLIEEGIDEVWGILEEVVKDKVVLLNRAPTLHRLGFQAFRPLLIEENVIQLHPLVCSAFNADFDGDQMAVHLPLSEEAQKEAKDIMLSSLNLLKPATGLPIVSPTQDIVLGCYWLTKVMEGKEGEGKVFGSAKEALLAQEFGHIDLRAKVKVRMNNEMVETSAGRIIFNGVIPEGHEFQNELMNSKNLRKLTREIIEDYGKEIAQITLDKIKDLGFEYATQSGVSWGMGDLIVPEEKKEIIETTNKEVEKIEDYYKKGFFSKEEKTEKIIEAWHKTKREIEKLVPKTLPNDGSVFAIIDSGSRGSWSQPVQMAGMKGLVANPAGQTIELPIRSSFKEGFGVLEYFISTHGARKGTADTALRTATAGYLTRRLVDVSHEVIILEDDCKDHKGLEVNRADVDEIDQDMTFKIVGRLAMEDIKDKSGLLVKKGDIIDWKKAEIISKSEEIKSFRVRSPLTCNTARGVCKNCYGWDPGQNDMVKIGDAVGVIAAQAIGEPGTQLTMRTFHTGGVAGGGDITLGLPRVQEIFEVRVPGGKAEISRTDGKVIEITPEGVIKIKPKGEVVKTKKKSETIDYKTSLKSEILVEVGQDVKKGDLLCQGNLDLRDVFKLDGMEITQKHILQEVQRIYVSQGVNVHDKHIELIVRQMFSRVKIKKPGGSILVPGEVIEKEKLHEINEKLEKEGKEKAVASSVLLGITNVALTTDSFLSAASFQETSRVLIKAALEGKEDKLRGLKENVIIGKIIPAGTGYKKNK